A stretch of the Capsicum annuum cultivar UCD-10X-F1 chromosome 8, UCD10Xv1.1, whole genome shotgun sequence genome encodes the following:
- the LOC107839756 gene encoding fibrous sheath CABYR-binding protein: MATDTVSSDHPTTASEQAEKEVPGELKNMEGESVPPTKENEVKPKEEDSPSPVVSSTEPVVKIEDTKSDSTVIEEPKSVEPESEKVDNAEKPNAEESSQVLTEEVKKADEDEKPIADEAAPATVDEVKKDDELEKPTVEAPPSAIERKSTEEEEKPKADEPQALEIKEAKKVEEEQKPIAEEPVPTIVEEVKKADEEVKPTTEEAPAIIIEEIKKSDDEEKPKADEPIPTIAEEVKTADEKPTIEEPPPTQIEEVKKSDEEEKPKVHEPIPAIVEDVQKADEEVKPKADEPAPIIVEEVKKADEEEKLKIEEPPATIIEEVKKSVEEEKSIADEALPPTSEEVKKVDEPPAPPPATTHDEEKPKAEESILATPAESEEKTADKEIEPPTVEEVKKQDETPALDVTSKDIPELTKEPTPEPEAQSIPDQVADITKREPEVQAEAGNAETLDKESKIEPAEEKPEQQAATVDIEETSIEAVEEKKEQVDLEASEQQKAKEAEVPKEEPKEVASEPAPVVEEKPTEATEKIEQEAAEAVTGNEAATPVDKVEEAPKEEPVVAESSNQVASTTLESLMQKMDEESPAEVAGDNAVIEEKEKELVPEATVVEVPPKEEVENVEREIKDVKNVGQDEKEEKSVVNEELAAPEAKGVETSEVAEKVPEVEIASRDIKPITENGSSKDDTIPTAETSEAAEVEKKVDENATAEPSAEEAQKSETEAKDEKTAEGEKEVEEIAKTEAPKDGEDKKTTEEVPVKTKQSNNLMSKVKQSLVKAKKAIIGKSPSSKSDTKTEVKTK, encoded by the exons ATGGCCACTGATACTGTTTCATCTGATCATCCTACTACTGCCTCTGAG CAAGCTGAGAAGGAAGTGCCCGGAGAGCTTAAGAATATGGAAGGAGAGAGTGTTCCCCCTACCAAGGAGAATGAAGTAAAACCAAAAGAAGAAGATTCCCCAAGTCCAGTGGTTTCTTCTACTGAACCAGTGGTAAAAATAGAGGACACAAAAAGCGACTCAACGGTTATTGAAGAGCCAAAATCAGTGGAGCCAGAGTCCGAGAAAGTTGATAACGCGGAGAAGCCGAATGCAGAAGAATCATCCCAAGTGCTAACTGAAGAAGTAAAGAAAGCTGATGAAGATGAGAAGCCAATAGCAGACGAAGCAGCCCCAGCAACAGTCGATGAAGTAAAGAAAGATGATGAGCTAGAGAAGCCAACAGTAGAGGCACCACCTTCAGCAATAGAACGAAAGAGCACTGAGGAAGAAGAGAAGCCAAAAGCTGATGAGCCACAGGCCCTGGAAATTAAAGAGGCAAAGAAAGTTGAGGAGGAGCAGAAGCCTATAGCTGAGGAACCTGTTCCCACAATAGTTGAAGAAGTAAAGAAAGCTGATGAGGAAGTAAAGCCAACAACAGAGGAAGCACCAGCAATTATCAtcgaagaaataaaaaagagcGATGATGAAGAAAAGCCTAAAGCTGATGAACCAATTCCAACAATAGCCGAAGAAGTAAAGACAGCTGATGAGAAGCCAACAATAGAGGAACCGCCACCAACCCAAATCGAAGAGGTAAAGAAAAGTGATGAGGAAGAGAAGCCTAAAGTTCATGAACCAATTCCAGCAATAGTGGAAGATGTACAGAAAGCTGATGAAGAAGTTAAGCCTAAAGCTGACGAACCAGCTCCAATAATAGTGGAAGAAGTAAAGAAAGCTGATGAAGAAGAGAAGCTGAAGATTGAAGAACCTCCAGCAACTATAATTGAAGAGGTAAAGAAAAGCGTCGAGGAAGAGAAGTCAATAGCTGATGAAGCATTGCCCCCAACAAGTGAAGAGGTAAAAAAGGTTGATGAACCACCAGCTCCGCCACCAGCCACAACTCACGATGAAGAGAAGCCAAAAGCTGAGGAAAGCATACTTGCTACTCCAGCAGAATCAGAAGAAAAGACAGCAGACAAGGAAATTGAGCCTCCTACTGTCGAAGAAGTTAAGAAACAAGATGAAACGCCTGCATTGGATGTCACTAGCAAAGATATTCCAGAATTAACCAAGGAACCTACCCCTGAACCAGAAGCTCAAAGTATTCCTGATCAAGTTGCTGATATTACCAAACGTGAACCAGAGGTCCAAGCAGAGGCTGGAAATGCTGAAACTTtagacaaagaatccaaaatagaGCCTGCTGAGGAAAAGCCCGAGCAGCAGGCAGCAACAGTTGACATTGAGGAAACATCAATTGAGGCTGTTGAGGAAAAGAAGGAGCAAGTAGATTTAGAGGCCAGTGAACAGCAAAAAGCTAAAGAGGCAGAAGTCCCGAAAGAAGAACCTAAGGAAGTTGCTTCAGAACCAGCTCCCGTTGTAGAGGAAAAGCCAACTGAAGCTACTGAAAAGATTGAGCAAGAAGCTGCTGAGGCTGTTACCGGAAATGAAGCAGCGACTCCAGTAGATAAGGTAGAAGAGGCTCCAAAAGAGGAACCTGTTGTTGCAGAGAGCTCAAATCAAGTAGCATCAACTACGTTAGAATCACTAATGCAGAAAATGGATGAAGAAAGTCCTGCAGAAGTTGCTGGAGACAATGCTGTCATTGAGGAGAAAGAAAAGGAATTGGTTCCAGAGGCTACAGTTGTTGAAGTACCACCAAAAGAAGAGGTTGAAAATGTCGAAAGAGAAATAAAGGATGTGAAAAATGTTGGTCAAGATGAGAAGGAGGAGAAAAGTGTTGTTAATGAGGAATTAGCTGCACCAGAAGCAAAGGGAGTTGAAACATCTGAAGTCGCTGAAAAGGTTCCAGAAGTGGAGATTGCTTCTAGAGACATCAAACCAATTACTGAAAATGGGAGCTCAAAGGATGACACAATTCCTACAGCTGAAACCAGTGAAGCTGCAGAAGTTGAGAAGAAAGTGGATGAGAATGCTACTGCTGAACCATCAGCTGAAGAGGCTCAGAAGTCGGAGACAGAGGCGAAAGATGAGAAGACTGCTGAAGGTGAGAAGGAAGTTGAGGAGATTGCAAAAACAGAAGCTCCTAAGGATGGTGAAGACAAGAAAACTACAGAAGAAGTACCAGTAAAGACAAAGCAATCAAACAACCTTATGTCCAAGGTGAAGCAATCTCTTGTGAAGGCGAAGAAAGCGATCATCGGGAAGTCTCCCAGCTCTAAATCTGATACAAAGACTGAAGTTAAAACCAAATAA
- the LOC107839757 gene encoding transcription factor PIF3, whose translation MPLSEFLKMARGKLESAQQKISSTTNLSSFPEDDLVELKWQNGQIVMQGQSSSAKKSPVRNDLSLSATGDRDKYTGNSSTSKIGKFGLVDSMLDDMPLSVPTGELDLIQEDEEVPWLGYSADDSLQQDYCSQLLPEISDVTANEQPRQSLFGLMNKRGSSDKMIGDSHSVPVHNAVNFEQRNTSKVSPSSRFSLLSSLASPKGQTPLPNLESGASDIFNRKNSNTPISVLRDSSQSQVSAGDVKNNKIQKQKMPGNRSNLLNFSHFSRPAAKLQNITGGSNVPGSSILEAKGKKDGEKGTIGDNRVSAAAAENYSTSKKENVFHHPTNAVVSSQLESKASGANFHVRSCGVEQSDNVFRECSSNNDDTRGQFTGAKATKDIADGERNVEHGVACSSVCSGSSAERGSSEQPLNLKRKTRDNEESECRSEDVEEESVGIKKTSAARGGTGSKRSRAAEVHNLSERRRRDRINEKMRALQELIPNCNKADKASMLDEAIEYLKTLQLQVQIMSMGAGFCVPPMMFPTGVQHMHAAQMPHFSPMGLGMGMGMGMGMGFGMGMLEMNGRSSGCPIFPMPSVQGGHLPSPPIPASTAYPGMAVSNRHAFAHPAQGLPMSIPRASLGPLAGQSSTGAAVPLNVVRPGIPGEIQSAPPILDSKNPVHKNSQIVHNAEPSRPIHQTCSQVKATNEVLDKLVLQKNDQLPDVTDSAANNLANRTNVPGNETGPSL comes from the exons ATGCCTCTCTCTGAGTTCTTGAAAATGGCTAGAGGGAAGCTTGAATCTGCGCAGCAGAAGATTTCATCTACAACAAATCTGTCTTCTTT TCCTGAAGATGACTTGGTTGAGCTTAAATGGCAAAATGGTCAGATTGTTATGCAAGGACAGTCCAGTAGTGCTAAGAAAAGTCCTGTTCGTAATGATCTTTCGTTAAGTGCCACAGGGGATCGAGACAAGTACACGGGCAATTCATCGACCTCTAAGATTGGGAAGTTTGGTCTGGTGGACTCTATGTTGGATGATATGCCTTTATCTGTGCCCACTGGTGAATTAGATTTGATTCAAGAGGATGAAGAAGTGCCTTGGTTAGGTTATTCAGCAGATGACAGTCTGCAACAAGATTATTGTTCTCAACTGTTACCTGAAATATCTGATGTGACGGCGAATGAACAACCCAGACAGAGTCTATTTGGTTTAATGAATAAGAGAGGCAGTTCTGATAAGATGATTGGGGATTCACATAGTGTTCCTGTTCATAATGCTGTGAATTTTGAGCAAAGAAATACATCGAAGGTTTCTCCTTCTTCAAGATTTAGCCTGTTAAGTTCACTGGCATCTCCGAAAGGTCAAACGCCCCTTCCTAACCTAGAGTCAGGAGCTTCAGATATCTTTAACCGTAAAAATAGCAATACTCCAATATCTGTTTTGAGGGATTCAAGTCAAAGTCAAGTTTCAGCTGGTGATGTTAAGAACAATAAAATTCAAAAGCAAAAGATGCCTGGAAATAGGTCCAATTTGTTGAATTTCTCACATTTCTCAAGACCTGCAGCTAAGCTTCAAAATATTACTGGGGGTTCAAATGTCCCAGGTTCATCCATATTAGAAGCAAAGGGGAAAAAAGACGGAGAAAAGGGGACAATTGGTGACAATCGTGTTAGTGCTGCAGCTGCTGAAAATTACTCAACTTCCaagaaggaaaatgttttccatcaTCCAACTAATGCAGTAGTGTCTTCCCAACTCGAGTCAAAAGCATCTGGAGCTAACTTTCATGTCAGATCATGTGGTGTTGAACAGTCTGATAATGTATTCAGAGAGTGTTCAAGTAATAATGACGACACCCGTGGCCAATTCACGGGTGCAAAGGCAACCAAGGATATTGCCGATGGTGAGAGAAATGTTGAACATGGGGTTGCTTGCTCATCTGTATGCTCTGGTAGCAGTGCAGAGAGAGGATCGAGTGAACAGCCTCTTAATCTCAAGAGGAAAACCCGAGATAATGAGGAATCCGAGTGTCGAAGTGAA GATGTCGAAGAAGAATCTGTTGGTATTAAAAAAACTTCTGCTGCTCGAGGCGGTACAGGTTCAAAGAGAAGCCGAGCTGCAGAGGTGCATAATTTATCTGAGCGG AGGCGAAGGGATAGGATTAACGAAAAGATGCGTGCATTGCAGGAGTTAATACCCAACTGCAACAAG GCGGATAAAGCTTCAATGCTTGATGAAGCTATTGAATATTTGAAGACACTTCAACTGCAAGTACAG ATAATGTCAATGGGAGCAGGGTTTTGCGTCCCACCAATGATGTTTCCTACAGGAGTGCAGCACATGCATGCTGCCCAGATGCCACATTTCTCCCCAATGGGTTTAGGGATGGGTATGGGAATGGGAATGGGTATGGGATTTGGGATGGGTATGCTTGAGATGAATGGTAGATCCTCTGGCTGCCCTATTTTTCCAATGCCCTCTGTGCAAGGAGGACATCTTCCCTCACCTCCTATTCCTGCTTCCACTGCTTATCCAGGAATGGCTGTATCTAATCGTCATGCCTTTGCACATCCTGCTCAAGGACTTCCAATGTCTATCCCTCGAGCATCTCTGGGTCCTTTGGCAGGGCAATCGTCAACTGGTGCTGCGGTCCCTTTGAACGTTGTAAGGCCAGGAATTCCAGGGGAGATACAGAGTGCACCACCGATTTTGGATTCCAAGAATCCAGTACACAAGAACTCACAGATAGTCCATAATGCTGAACCAAGCCGCCCAATACATCAGACATGTAGTCAG GTAAAAGCAACAAATGAAGTTCTGGACAAATTAGTGCTGCAAAAAAATGACCAACTCCCGGATGTTACTGATAGTGCAGCTAATAACTTGGCCAACCGAACAAATGTGCCTGGAAATGAAACTG GTCCTAGTTTGTAG